The genomic interval GCGTGTTTGGTTATCATAATAGTGTCCCGTGTGAGCGTTTTTATAATGTATCTGAGCCGGCATGTTGAGTTAATAGCTGATGGATATCTGCCTTCACTATAATATGGAAATTTGACACCAGCTGTTCTAAAGGTTTGATTACTTTTTCCTACTTTTGAGCCTAGCATTCATTCTTTCTTCGCCTTCTTGAAATCTCCTTTGCTCTTCCTCGTTTCTCAAGGTTAGTTTGGGAACCTCTGTTGGTTTTCCCCTTTCATCCAGGGCAACTAGAGTTACATATGCGGTACCGGTGTGAACCTTTTGAGATTTGTTTAAATCTTCTGCTTCTATTTTTACCTCAACTTCCATAGAGCTCCTCCTTGCATAATTTATCCTGGCCTTTAGGATCAAAGCGTTTCCAATGTATACGGGCTTTAAAAATGTCATACTATCCATGCTTGCTGTTACGATATTGGCGTGTCCTGCATGTCTTTTTGCAACCAATCCTGCCAATAGGTCTACGTATTTCAAAATCATGCCTCCAAAAACATTTCCAAGCGGGTTAGCATCGGAAGGCAGCATGACTATTGTGGTCTCTGCTTCAGATTCTTGAACTGTTTTTTTGACTATATTTTGGGCATTTTCTCCAGACAATATACAAAACTAAGCAGCATGGAAGTATTAATTCTTAAATAACAAAGGGCATGATTTTTGTGTAAACTAAAGGGCAATTTATTGAATTTATATTAAACTTTGACTCAGTATTTGTATGCTTTTGTCTGACGTAGTTAGACTATCTGGTATTATTTTTATCATTTTTCTTCAAAATCTCATGAATTTTAGATGTTATTCTGTTCAAAACCACTATAGACTTGGATATTTTAAAATTCTGGTTTGTTCTGCACTTGTCCTTGTCGTATTTTATTTTATTAATGTTGATAGTAAGCAGCAAGCTTTTGCTCATTTTTTTGGTGGTGATGGTGACACCAACAGTTTAAGTGGGACTCAAAATCAAACAGTTGGAAATTTTGTAATCGATTTATTACTAAATCCATCAAAACCTATGGTTGGTAAGGATATCGCATTTTTAACTGAGGTTAAATCCACTCAAGGCGATGTATTGATAGAATTACCTGTTTCATACTATATCCTTAAGGATGGACAACCCGTGTTCTCAGATCCAAATAATTATACACTTGTTAGACAAGGACATTACGATTTTAACTACACCTTTAGGGAACCAGGCAAGTATGTGCTATTTGTTAACATAAAGGATATTTTCTATTCATTGGATGTTCTAAGCGTCACATTTGAAATTGATGTGCAGGTGCCTATACTAGATAGGATCAACGATTCTGTGGGAAGCTTTTTAATGAATTATTATTATATTTTTGTCATTCTTGCTGCCCTTGTGGGAATTTCATATGTCATAAAAGTAAAAAGACGCAATGGAGTAAAGCAAACCACATAATATTTCGACTTTTGTACTAAAAACTACATAAATACCAGTAATTTTAATATAAAATAATGATGAAAAAATCAACTAGTACAAAAGTATCACTTTTTGTAGTTTTTGTACTCGTATCTGCAATATTTTCTGTGAATGGAAATGTATATGCACAAAACGAATCGTTATCTGAAGCTCTAAATGTAACAGAAGTACCACTTGATAATTCTACTAATGTAACTCAAACAACAGTACCAGTTGAAGAAGAATTATTGCCAACAACAACAGAAGGTTTGGTGGCTGATAGTTCGACCGGCAATGAAACAGGAACTACTGAAAATGTAACAGAAACAGTACCAGTTGAAGAAGAATTGTTGCCAACAACAACAGATGGATTGGTGACTACAAACGCTACAAGTGCAGCACCAAGAGATGAAACTTCAGAAGAAACATCCGCTACTGATGATCACTCTGAAAATGCAACACATGATAGTACAGTGACTAGGGATTCACAAACTATATTATTAGAAGGCGAAAGTTTACCTGAAGGTAGCTTTATTCACTTGTATGATTCAACCCCATACAAGATAGAAAATGGTCATATTGCAGCTAAAGTTCCATGTAATGAAGAAAATGCTACAGCTGTAGATGTTTTGATTGGTCAAGCACCTGATCTGGCACCAGCTGAGTTAGAATTTGTAGCACCATTGTCTTCACCTGGAGATCTTTGTCTCTATCATGTCGATATAGCATCTGATGACGCAAACATCATCACAGATATAGCAATCGCAAACAACTTTACAGATGATATTGACTTTCCAGCTACATCCACAATCGTCTTAGGTGTTAATGAAATTAGCCCATTAGGCGAACACGGTCACACAGAGTAAAAAGACAAAATTCATCTTCTTTTTTTTATAATTTTTATTTTTTTTAAACAAACATATATTCATAATAATCCGCAAAATCTAGATTCATTTAATGGTCTTTGTCTGATTAATATAGGCTATTCTTAATCACAATCTAGTTTATGGTGGTAAATCCCTTGAATATGTAAAATAATAAACTAAAAAATAAAAAAAATTTGTTCCAGTATCTATTGATGACTGGAAACCTTTTGTATTGTTGTTGTTAGTCAGAGTCTCCTCTGCTATAATTATTTCTTCTTCCTAAAGGTCTAGTAATTCCGCTTAATCTTCTTGATTGAAATTTACTGTTGTTGTCATAGTTGTTTCTAGACCTTTGTTCTGCTGGAATCCTACTGCGACCATAGCCCCTTCTGCTATCTCCGCTGCTGCCGTCACCGCTGCTGTGGTCGGTGCTACTACTGCCACCACCGCCACTGCTGCGACCATAGCCACCGCCACCGCCACCGTAGCCGCCACCGCCACTGCTGCGACCGTAGCTGCTGCGACCATAGCCACCACCGCCACCGCCACTGCTGCGACCGTAGCTGCTGCGACCATAGCCACCACCGCCACCGCCACTGCTGCGACCATAATTAGATCTGTAGCGATTTGGTCGTGGAGGACTGTTGACATTAAATTCTACTTCTATTCCATACTCTGTGTTAAGATTCTTGAGAGAGTTCTTTGCGATATTTTGAATTTTTCTAAGTGTATACATGTCGTGTTGCGAAACAAAAGAAAGTGCAGTGCCGTTTGCCCCAGCTCGAGCGGTCCTTCCTATCCTATGGAAGTACGTCTCTACATCATCGGGGATATCGTAGTTTATAATGTGACTTACTGTAGTAATGTCCAATCCTCTTGATGCAACGTCTGTAGCTATTAAAATATTGAATCTCTTATTTCTAAACCTAGAAAGAGTACTTTCTCTTTGTCTTTGATTCAAATCTCCATGGATACTTTCTACGTAAAAATCATCGTCTCGTAGTTTGAATGTCAAATCTCTGGCCCTTTGCTTTGTTGCTGTAAAAACAATGATGTGACTTTCATCGTTGTTTGAGATGGGTTTGAGAGTGTTGACCAATTGTTTGAATTTGTCTTTTTCATTAAGAAGTAGATAAGATTGATTTATGTTGGCTTGAGAGATTGTCTTTTCAATACTTATTTGCTTTGGACTGTTCATTTGCTCTTTGGCAAGCTGGACTATTGAGTCAGGCATTGTTGCTGAAAAAAGGCAGATTTGTTTTTTGTTGTCAATGTGCGAAAGGATTTCTTTAATATCATCAATGAAACCCATATCTAACATTCTATCTGCTTCGTCAAGAACGAGAAAATTAATCTTGCTTAAATTAATAGTCCTCTGATTCATGTGGTCCAAAAGTCTGC from Candidatus Nitrosocosmicus hydrocola carries:
- a CDS encoding acyl-CoA thioesterase, whose translation is MLPSDANPLGNVFGGMILKYVDLLAGLVAKRHAGHANIVTASMDSMTFLKPVYIGNALILKARINYARRSSMEVEVKIEAEDLNKSQKVHTGTAYVTLVALDERGKPTEVPKLTLRNEEEQRRFQEGEERMNARLKSRKK
- a CDS encoding DEAD/DEAH box helicase; the encoded protein is MVSFEELGIEKSIVKALTETGIEQPFPIQESIIPLILKGEDVIGRSNTGTGKTAAFVLPMLSKLNPNNFLQALILVPTRELAMQITSTINQLVKYSNLRSVAIYGGQNYQMQKKILNKGVNIVVATPGRLLDHMNQRTINLSKINFLVLDEADRMLDMGFIDDIKEILSHIDNKKQICLFSATMPDSIVQLAKEQMNSPKQISIEKTISQANINQSYLLLNEKDKFKQLVNTLKPISNNDESHIIVFTATKQRARDLTFKLRDDDFYVESIHGDLNQRQRESTLSRFRNKRFNILIATDVASRGLDITTVSHIINYDIPDDVETYFHRIGRTARAGANGTALSFVSQHDMYTLRKIQNIAKNSLKNLNTEYGIEVEFNVNSPPRPNRYRSNYGRSSGGGGGGYGRSSYGRSSGGGGGGYGRSSYGRSSGGGGYGGGGGGYGRSSGGGGSSSTDHSSGDGSSGDSRRGYGRSRIPAEQRSRNNYDNNSKFQSRRLSGITRPLGRRNNYSRGDSD